From Oryctolagus cuniculus chromosome 17, mOryCun1.1, whole genome shotgun sequence, a single genomic window includes:
- the RARA gene encoding retinoic acid receptor alpha isoform X3 — protein sequence MYESVEVGGLTPAPNPFLVVDFYNQNRACLLPEKGLPAPGPYSTPLRTPLWNGSNHSIETQSSSSEEIVPSPPSPPPLPRIYKPCFVCQDKSSGYHYGVSACEGCKGFFRRSIQKNMVYTCHRDKNCIINKVTRNRCQYCRLQKCFEVGMSKESVRNDRNKKKKEAPKPECSESYTLTPEVGELIEKVRKAHQETFPALCQLGKYTTNNSSEQRVSLDIDLWDKFSELSTKCIIKTVEFAKQLPGFTTLTIADQITLLKAACLDILILRICTRYTPEQDTMTFSDGLTLNRTQMHNAGFGPLTDLVFAFANQLLPLEMDDAETGLLSAICLICGDRQDLEQPDRVDMLQEPLLEALKVYVRKRRPSRPHMFPKMLMKITDLRSISAKGAERVITLKMEIPGSMPPLIQEMLENSEGLDTLSGQQGGGGRDEGGLGPPPGSCSPSLSPSSNRSSPATHSP from the exons ATGTACGAGAGTGTGGAAGTGGGGGGGCTCACCCCCGCCCCTAACCCATTCCTAGTGGTGGATTTTTATAACCAGAACCGGGCCTGTTTGCTTCCGGAGAAGGGGCTCCCCGCCCCTGGTCCCTACTCCACCCCGCTCCGGACTCCGCTTTGGAATGGCTCAAACCACT ccattgagacccAGAGCAGCAGTTCGGAAGAGATAGTGCCCAGCCCTCCCTcgccaccccccctcccccgcatcTACAAGCCCTGCTTTGTCTGCCAAGACAAATCCTCTGGCTACCACTATGGGGTCAGCGCCTGTGAGGGCTGCAAG GGCTTCTTCCGCCGCAGCATCCAGAAGAACATGGTGTACACGTGTCACCGCGACAAGAACTGCATCATCAACAAGGTGACCCGGAACCGCTGCCAGTACTGCCGGCTGCAGAAGTGCTTCGAAGTGGGCATGTCCAAGGAGT CTGTGCGGAACGACCGgaacaagaagaagaaggaggcGCCCAAGCCCGAGTGCTCCGAGAGCTACACGCTGACGCCGGAGGTGGGGGAGCTCATCGAGAAAGTGCGCAAAGCGCACCAGGAGACCTTCCCCGCCCTCTGCCAGCTGGGCAAGTACACTACG aacaACAGCTCAGAGCAGCGCGTCTCCCTGGACATCGACCTCTGGGACAAGTTCAGTGAACTCTCCACCAAGTGCATCATCAAGACCGTGGAGTTTGCCAAGCAGCTGCCCGGCTTCACCACCCTCACCATCGCTGACCAGATCACCCTCCTCAAGGCTGCCTGCCTGGACATCCTG ATCCTGCGGATCTGCACGCGGTACACGCCCGAGCAGGACACGATGACCTTCTCGGATGGACTGACCCTGAACCGGACCCAGATGCACAACGCTGGCTTCGGACCTCTCACCGACTTGGTCTTCGCCTTCGCCAACCAGCTGCTGCCCCTGGAGATGGACGATGCCGAGACTGGGCTGCTTAGCGCCATCTGCCTCATCtgtggag ACCGGCAGGACCTGGAGCAGCCAGACAGGGTGGACATGCTGCAGGAGCCGCTGCTCGAGGCGCTGAAGGTGTACGTGCGGAAGCGGAGACCCAGCCGCCCCCACATGTTCCCCAAGATGCTGATGAAGATCACCGACCTGCGGAGCATCAGCGCCAAGG GGGCCGAGCGGGTGATCACGCTGAAGATGGAGATCCCGGGTTCCATGCCGCCACTTATCCAGGAGATGCTGGAGAACTCGGAGGGCCTGGACACTCTGAGCGGACagcaggggggcggggggcgggacgAGGGTGGCCTGGGGCCCCCGCcgggcagctgcagccccagcctcagccccagctcgaACAGAAGCAGCCCGGCCACCCACTCCCCGTGA
- the RARA gene encoding retinoic acid receptor alpha isoform X1 produces MAAPPMSLTPPPPVWIVYCYCFYVLEKVSTTKGFFVAHPSASWPHPGPPTPTPPPPAAVLRPPCLSDLLVWPAIETQSSSSEEIVPSPPSPPPLPRIYKPCFVCQDKSSGYHYGVSACEGCKGFFRRSIQKNMVYTCHRDKNCIINKVTRNRCQYCRLQKCFEVGMSKESVRNDRNKKKKEAPKPECSESYTLTPEVGELIEKVRKAHQETFPALCQLGKYTTNNSSEQRVSLDIDLWDKFSELSTKCIIKTVEFAKQLPGFTTLTIADQITLLKAACLDILILRICTRYTPEQDTMTFSDGLTLNRTQMHNAGFGPLTDLVFAFANQLLPLEMDDAETGLLSAICLICGDRQDLEQPDRVDMLQEPLLEALKVYVRKRRPSRPHMFPKMLMKITDLRSISAKGAERVITLKMEIPGSMPPLIQEMLENSEGLDTLSGQQGGGGRDEGGLGPPPGSCSPSLSPSSNRSSPATHSP; encoded by the exons ATGGCTGCCCCCCCCATGTccttgacacccccccccccagtctggaTTGTCTATTGTTACTGTTTTTACGTCTTGGAAAAAGTTAGCACAACAAAGGGCTTCTTTGTGGCTcacccctctgcctcctggcctcacccaggccccccaaccccaacccccccccccccagcagctgTCCTCAGGCCTCCCTGCCTGTCTGATTTGCTTGTCTGGCCTG ccattgagacccAGAGCAGCAGTTCGGAAGAGATAGTGCCCAGCCCTCCCTcgccaccccccctcccccgcatcTACAAGCCCTGCTTTGTCTGCCAAGACAAATCCTCTGGCTACCACTATGGGGTCAGCGCCTGTGAGGGCTGCAAG GGCTTCTTCCGCCGCAGCATCCAGAAGAACATGGTGTACACGTGTCACCGCGACAAGAACTGCATCATCAACAAGGTGACCCGGAACCGCTGCCAGTACTGCCGGCTGCAGAAGTGCTTCGAAGTGGGCATGTCCAAGGAGT CTGTGCGGAACGACCGgaacaagaagaagaaggaggcGCCCAAGCCCGAGTGCTCCGAGAGCTACACGCTGACGCCGGAGGTGGGGGAGCTCATCGAGAAAGTGCGCAAAGCGCACCAGGAGACCTTCCCCGCCCTCTGCCAGCTGGGCAAGTACACTACG aacaACAGCTCAGAGCAGCGCGTCTCCCTGGACATCGACCTCTGGGACAAGTTCAGTGAACTCTCCACCAAGTGCATCATCAAGACCGTGGAGTTTGCCAAGCAGCTGCCCGGCTTCACCACCCTCACCATCGCTGACCAGATCACCCTCCTCAAGGCTGCCTGCCTGGACATCCTG ATCCTGCGGATCTGCACGCGGTACACGCCCGAGCAGGACACGATGACCTTCTCGGATGGACTGACCCTGAACCGGACCCAGATGCACAACGCTGGCTTCGGACCTCTCACCGACTTGGTCTTCGCCTTCGCCAACCAGCTGCTGCCCCTGGAGATGGACGATGCCGAGACTGGGCTGCTTAGCGCCATCTGCCTCATCtgtggag ACCGGCAGGACCTGGAGCAGCCAGACAGGGTGGACATGCTGCAGGAGCCGCTGCTCGAGGCGCTGAAGGTGTACGTGCGGAAGCGGAGACCCAGCCGCCCCCACATGTTCCCCAAGATGCTGATGAAGATCACCGACCTGCGGAGCATCAGCGCCAAGG GGGCCGAGCGGGTGATCACGCTGAAGATGGAGATCCCGGGTTCCATGCCGCCACTTATCCAGGAGATGCTGGAGAACTCGGAGGGCCTGGACACTCTGAGCGGACagcaggggggcggggggcgggacgAGGGTGGCCTGGGGCCCCCGCcgggcagctgcagccccagcctcagccccagctcgaACAGAAGCAGCCCGGCCACCCACTCCCCGTGA
- the GJD3 gene encoding gap junction delta-3 protein has translation MGEWAFLGSLLDAVQLQSPLVGRLWLVVMLIFRILVLATVGGAVFEDEQEQFVCNTLQPGCRQTCYDRAFPVSHYRFWLFHILLLSAPPVLFVIYSMHQAGKEAGGAEAAAAAAAAEAETETAVAAEAARGPRGPRARAARRCYLLSVALRLLAELAFLGGQARLYGFRVAPHFACAGPPCPHTVDCFVSRPTEKTVFLLFYFAVGLLSALLSVAELGHLLSKGRPRAGERDNRCNRAHEEAQKLLRPPAPPAPPAPGAGPDPYAPPAYAHQAPASAGEGGSARSKASLVTVRQDLAI, from the coding sequence ATGGGCGAGTGGGCGTTTCTGGGGTCGCTGCTGGACGCTGTGCAGCTGCAGTCGCCGCTCGTGGGCCGCCTCTGGCTGGTGGTCATGCTCATCTTCCGCATCCTGGTGCTGGCCACGGTGGGCGGCGCCGTGTTCGAGGACGAGCAGGAGCAGTTCGTGTGCAACACGCTGCAGCCGGGCTGCCGCCAAACCTGCTACGACCGCGCCTTCCCCGTCTCGCACTACCGCTTCTGGCTCTTCCACATCCTGCTGCTCTCGGCACCGCCGGTGCTGTTCGTCATCTACTCCATGCACCAGGCCGGCAAGGAGGCGGGCGGCGCggaggcggcagcggcggcggcggcggcggaggcggagACGGAGACGGCGGTGGCGGCGGAGGCGGCGCGCGGCCCCCGCGGCCCCCGTGCCCGCGCCGCGCGCCGCTGCTACCTGCTCAGCGTGGCGCTGCGCCTGCTGGCCGAGCTGGCCTTCCTGGGCGGCCAGGCGCGGCTCTACGGCTTCCGCGTGGCCCCGCACTTCGCGTGCGCCGGCCCGCCCTGCCCGCACACGGTCGACTGCTTCGTGAGCCGGCCCACCGAGAAGACCGTCTTCCTGCTCTTCTACTTCGCCGTGGGGCTGCTCTCGGCGCTGCTCAGCGTGGCCGAGCTGGGCCACCTGCTCTCGAAGGGCCGCCCGCGCGCTGGGGAGCGCGACAACCGCTGCAACCGCGCTCACGAGGAGGCGCAGAAGCTGCTCCGGCCGCcagccccgccggccccgccagCCCCGGGCGCTGGCCCGGACCCGTACGCGCCGCCCGCCTATGCGCACCAGGCGCCGGCCAGCGCCGGCGAGGGCGGCAGCGCGCGCAGCAAAGCGTCCCTGGTCACCGTCCGCCAGGACCTGGCCATCTAG